One region of Streptomyces rishiriensis genomic DNA includes:
- a CDS encoding oxygenase MpaB family protein, whose amino-acid sequence MFGPGSQFNEFFNDPRWALAMVRATVLEAAHPQIGAALIENSTFVAHPWRRLRNTFLSMQRMFGADDHTRQREAARLNRLHARLAGTDAKDRPYDAMDPEARAWVVATLFESAVTMCRLSGQPLEQATMEKLYAEFQALLAVMGDRAGHLPGTLQEFWGYFDHMVEEELENTEALRIILYKLFDHLPAPPVLDGLPTVWAAGRALAGPVIGAITVASLPEPFRRRAGLPEIPGAQTLAQSAYLAIGLARFLPDGWIQAEGLAGLITLSPHSDDPRARTVTAVRDSMKRASALLRLITPLPEQPAPAQTTMAQRSAEEFFRAVLDQTGDGYVEWPDLAAMARELCGRLDLDEPQETKLYNAYADWWRELQTALDLDGDGRISKEEYAAGVPSLAGPALIRVAEVLFEATDTDGNQSIDADEYRALFRTGFRRDTTGTDETYSRSAFIKDFLSFMSGRLRSTPYEPLLSEA is encoded by the coding sequence CCTGATCGAGAATTCGACGTTCGTGGCCCATCCGTGGCGACGGCTGCGCAACACCTTCCTGAGCATGCAGCGCATGTTCGGCGCCGACGACCACACACGGCAGAGGGAGGCTGCGCGGCTCAACCGCCTGCACGCCCGGCTGGCCGGCACCGACGCAAAGGACCGGCCCTACGACGCGATGGACCCCGAGGCCCGTGCCTGGGTCGTCGCCACGCTGTTCGAAAGCGCCGTCACCATGTGCCGGCTCAGCGGCCAGCCCCTCGAACAGGCCACCATGGAAAAGCTGTACGCCGAATTCCAGGCGCTCCTCGCAGTGATGGGCGACCGAGCCGGCCACCTCCCCGGGACGCTGCAGGAATTCTGGGGATACTTCGACCACATGGTCGAAGAGGAACTGGAGAACACCGAGGCGCTGCGCATCATCCTCTACAAGCTCTTCGACCACCTCCCGGCCCCGCCGGTGCTGGACGGTCTGCCCACCGTATGGGCGGCTGGCCGGGCTCTCGCCGGACCCGTCATCGGCGCCATCACTGTGGCGTCACTTCCCGAACCCTTCCGTCGACGGGCCGGACTGCCGGAGATCCCCGGCGCTCAGACGCTCGCGCAAAGCGCCTACCTGGCCATCGGCCTGGCACGCTTCCTGCCCGACGGGTGGATCCAGGCCGAAGGACTCGCCGGCCTGATCACCCTCTCCCCCCACAGCGACGATCCCCGCGCCAGAACCGTCACAGCAGTACGCGACAGCATGAAACGAGCCAGCGCCCTGCTCAGACTCATCACGCCCCTTCCCGAGCAGCCCGCACCTGCCCAGACGACCATGGCGCAGCGCAGTGCGGAGGAGTTCTTCCGTGCCGTGCTCGACCAGACGGGTGACGGTTACGTGGAGTGGCCCGACCTCGCCGCCATGGCCCGGGAACTGTGCGGCCGCCTGGACCTGGACGAACCGCAGGAGACCAAGCTCTACAACGCCTACGCCGACTGGTGGCGGGAACTGCAGACAGCCCTCGACCTCGATGGTGACGGCCGCATCAGCAAGGAGGAATACGCCGCGGGTGTCCCCTCTCTCGCCGGCCCCGCCCTCATCAGGGTCGCCGAGGTCCTCTTCGAAGCCACCGACACCGACGGCAACCAGTCCATCGACGCCGACGAGTACCGAGCCCTGTTCCGGACAGGATTCCGACGCGACACGACCGGAACCGACGAAACGTACTCCCGCAGCGCGTTCATCAAGGACTTCCTCTCCTTCATGTCAGGCCGCCTGCGCTCCACCCCCTACGAGCCGCTGCTCAGCGAGGCATGA
- a CDS encoding HSP90 family protein has translation MTLPHTPVSPAGADRTFQVDLRGLVDLLSHHLYSSPRVYLRELLQNAVDALTARHGLDPAAPADAFGVRLYADGSAVRVEDDGVGLTEADVHTFLATIGRSSKRAEGIAEQRGDYIGQFGIGLLSCFLVADEIHVLSRSARTPDAPAVEWRGRGDGSYTVRTLPASARTRPGTTVTLTPRADAGEWTRPAQVHALARHFGSLLRHPVTFDDGTGGPGAPVNPEPAPWARTYPTPGTRSRALAAYGADVFGFTPLDTIELDLPAVGLKGIACVLPEAVPAGRRHGHRVHVKGMLLSEQAEEILPEWAFFVRCVVDAESLRPTASRESLYEDDTLAAVREALAERLRAWIARAAASDPDLLARFLQAHHLAVKSLAVHDDEILRMLLPWLPFETTDGHTTLDEFARTHRTVLVTSSVEEFRQVAAIASAAGLGVVNGGYTYDRELVHRLPEIRPEAAVADLDPATLTAHLDPVDRETELAAAAYLALARDALAVFDCDVALRTFQPASAPALLVDSREARHERTRSQLAREQEGGLWGDILGALRQEAPRAQLILNQLNPLVRTAVTIDEPELARTSVEALYGQAAMLSRRPLRPAESSLINRSFLDLLAHALRKDS, from the coding sequence ATGACTCTGCCCCACACCCCCGTGAGCCCGGCCGGCGCCGACCGCACCTTCCAGGTGGACCTGCGCGGCCTCGTCGATCTCCTCTCCCACCACCTCTACTCCAGCCCGCGCGTCTACCTCCGCGAACTCCTCCAGAACGCGGTGGACGCGCTGACCGCCCGGCACGGCCTCGATCCGGCCGCACCCGCCGACGCCTTCGGCGTCCGCCTGTACGCCGACGGTTCGGCGGTCCGCGTCGAGGACGACGGCGTCGGTCTCACCGAGGCCGACGTGCACACCTTCCTCGCCACGATCGGCCGCAGCAGCAAGCGCGCGGAAGGCATCGCCGAACAACGCGGCGACTACATCGGCCAGTTCGGCATCGGGCTGCTCTCCTGTTTCCTGGTCGCCGACGAGATCCACGTCCTGAGCCGCTCCGCCCGTACCCCCGACGCTCCCGCCGTGGAGTGGCGAGGACGCGGCGACGGCAGCTACACCGTCCGCACGCTGCCCGCCTCCGCCCGCACCCGGCCCGGCACCACGGTCACGCTGACGCCGCGCGCCGACGCGGGCGAGTGGACCCGCCCGGCACAGGTGCACGCGCTGGCCCGGCACTTCGGCTCCCTGCTGCGCCACCCGGTGACCTTCGACGACGGCACGGGCGGCCCGGGGGCGCCCGTCAACCCCGAGCCCGCCCCCTGGGCCCGTACGTATCCCACGCCGGGAACCCGTTCCCGCGCGCTGGCCGCGTACGGAGCGGACGTCTTCGGGTTCACGCCGTTGGACACCATCGAGCTGGACCTGCCGGCCGTGGGCCTGAAGGGCATCGCGTGCGTGCTGCCCGAGGCGGTGCCGGCCGGGCGCCGCCACGGCCACCGCGTGCACGTCAAGGGAATGCTGCTGTCCGAGCAGGCCGAGGAGATCCTGCCCGAGTGGGCCTTCTTCGTCCGCTGCGTCGTCGACGCGGAGAGCCTGCGCCCGACGGCCTCGCGGGAGTCCCTCTACGAGGACGACACGCTCGCCGCCGTCCGTGAGGCCCTCGCCGAGCGGCTGCGCGCGTGGATCGCCCGGGCCGCCGCCAGCGATCCGGACCTGCTCGCCCGCTTCCTCCAGGCCCACCACCTGGCCGTCAAGTCGCTCGCGGTGCACGACGACGAGATCCTGCGCATGCTGCTGCCCTGGCTGCCGTTCGAAACCACCGACGGGCACACCACCCTCGACGAGTTCGCGCGCACCCACCGCACCGTGCTCGTGACGTCGAGCGTGGAGGAGTTCCGGCAGGTCGCGGCGATCGCCTCGGCCGCCGGACTCGGCGTCGTCAACGGCGGCTACACCTACGACCGCGAACTGGTCCACCGGCTGCCGGAGATCAGGCCCGAGGCCGCCGTCGCCGACCTCGACCCGGCGACCCTCACCGCCCACCTCGACCCCGTCGACCGGGAGACGGAGCTCGCCGCCGCCGCCTACCTCGCCCTGGCCCGCGACGCCCTCGCCGTCTTCGACTGCGACGTCGCGCTGCGCACCTTCCAGCCCGCCTCCGCCCCCGCCCTCCTCGTCGACAGCCGCGAGGCCCGGCACGAACGCACCCGCTCCCAGCTCGCCCGCGAGCAGGAGGGCGGCCTGTGGGGCGACATCCTCGGCGCCCTCCGCCAGGAGGCGCCCCGCGCCCAGCTGATCCTCAACCAGCTCAACCCGCTGGTCCGCACCGCCGTCACCATCGACGAGCCGGAGCTGGCCCGCACCAGCGTCGAAGCGCTGTACGGCCAGGCCGCGATGCTGTCCCGCCGCCCGCTGAGGCCCGCCGAATCGAGCCTCATCAACCGCTCCTTCCTCGACCTGCTCGCCCACGCCCTCCGCAAGGACAGCTGA
- a CDS encoding phosphatase PAP2 family protein, which translates to MAPRSRTILWAAASVIALAFLVALEIAARRCGLPGPISNQVGELIHAPKSGSLLYAGLALMTVVLTWRQRFIAVGAALGTDALFSLARWVLDVKVTEGHPFGNGALWVMLGYGVIAFTRRTGAERVLLLKGVGLGLLLVAGRKTGDIWLIITSKTRPMVLDQYLATADHALGAPSWLAGRIVTATGSIGFNFLDVVYGQLAVAAVIVALYQLRNVAVERRFPRHHLVRTFLVIGLLGPAIYMIFPVVGPVFAYGTGVEHWASISLWAPTAAPSEQWAVGDLWPVTTSPIAVPHPMPFDEITPRNCMPSLHTAWATAIFIHSRKAPRILRFAGTFWLIATLTATLGFGYHYGVDLIAGVVFAVTIEAALRSFDRGWDRSGMRLVAYGTAVFVALLLSYRYLPLEMAEHAWASGPLLLVAMTSVVYGYVRTTARWEPHTAPARQPEPQPELI; encoded by the coding sequence GTGGCACCTCGTTCCCGGACGATACTGTGGGCCGCGGCGAGTGTGATCGCCCTCGCGTTCCTCGTCGCGCTGGAGATCGCGGCGCGCCGCTGTGGCCTGCCGGGGCCGATCAGCAACCAGGTGGGGGAGCTGATTCACGCTCCCAAATCCGGGTCTCTGCTGTACGCCGGTCTGGCGTTGATGACGGTGGTGCTCACCTGGCGGCAGCGTTTCATCGCGGTCGGCGCCGCGCTCGGTACGGACGCCCTTTTCTCGTTGGCCCGCTGGGTGCTCGACGTCAAGGTGACCGAAGGCCATCCATTCGGCAACGGCGCGCTGTGGGTCATGCTCGGTTATGGGGTCATCGCTTTCACCCGCCGCACCGGCGCGGAACGTGTCCTGCTGCTGAAGGGCGTCGGACTGGGCCTGTTGCTCGTGGCCGGCCGGAAGACCGGCGACATCTGGCTGATCATCACCTCGAAGACCCGCCCCATGGTGCTCGACCAGTACCTGGCCACCGCCGACCACGCGCTCGGCGCACCGTCCTGGCTGGCCGGCCGGATCGTCACCGCCACCGGCTCCATCGGCTTCAACTTCCTCGACGTCGTCTACGGCCAGCTCGCGGTGGCCGCGGTGATCGTCGCGCTGTACCAGCTCCGGAACGTGGCGGTCGAGCGCCGTTTCCCGAGGCACCACCTGGTGCGCACCTTTCTGGTGATCGGCCTCCTCGGGCCCGCCATCTACATGATCTTCCCCGTGGTCGGACCGGTCTTCGCCTACGGCACCGGCGTCGAGCACTGGGCCTCGATCAGCCTGTGGGCCCCGACGGCGGCGCCCAGCGAGCAGTGGGCGGTGGGCGACCTGTGGCCGGTCACGACGTCGCCGATCGCTGTCCCGCACCCCATGCCGTTCGACGAGATCACGCCGCGCAACTGCATGCCCAGCCTGCACACGGCGTGGGCCACCGCGATCTTCATCCACTCCCGCAAGGCTCCGCGGATCCTGCGATTCGCCGGCACGTTCTGGCTGATCGCCACGCTGACCGCAACGCTGGGATTCGGTTACCACTACGGCGTGGACCTCATCGCCGGCGTGGTGTTCGCGGTCACGATCGAGGCGGCTCTGCGCTCGTTCGACCGAGGCTGGGACCGATCGGGAATGCGGCTGGTCGCCTACGGCACGGCTGTCTTCGTCGCGCTTCTGCTGTCCTATCGCTACCTGCCGCTGGAGATGGCCGAGCATGCGTGGGCGTCGGGACCGCTTCTCCTGGTGGCGATGACCTCCGTGGTCTACGGCTACGTACGGACCACCGCACGGTGGGAACCGCACACCGCACCGGCGCGGCAACCGGAACCGCAGCCCGAACTCATCTGA
- a CDS encoding ABC transporter substrate-binding protein: protein MGKKSLSGVLITAAILAVAGCSGGAAPTGETANAPADPGKVSGEIKVLTHRTDLVQNGTMDEYAAEFNRVYPKVKVKFEGITDYEGEVKIRMNTDQYGDVLMIPNAIAKDDYPKFFASLGSETQLAAKYRFIDKSAVAGKVYGVATVGNANGFVYNKAVWKNAGITDWPTTPARFLDDLKAIKAKTDAVPYYTNFKDAWPLTSPWTGILGSVSCDAQASNKLVSADPWVKGSDLSVADTLLYDIVHGKLSEKDPSTTNWEASKGMIARGDIATMLLGSWAVTQMQDAAEKAGTDPDDIGFMPFPAQVDGKYCSVVSADYLQAVSIHSGHKEAARAWVDWFTDKSGFAQNEGSVPTLKSSALPPTLKPYTDAGVKLIEVSQSRTGQVNAIDKAAEIGLNTPDYRQKLIDMARGAQKGELDDYLTDLGKRWNEAARTAGS from the coding sequence ATGGGGAAGAAGTCGCTTTCCGGCGTGCTGATCACCGCCGCGATACTGGCCGTCGCGGGGTGCAGTGGTGGAGCCGCGCCGACGGGCGAGACGGCGAACGCTCCTGCCGATCCAGGCAAGGTGTCCGGCGAGATCAAGGTCCTCACGCACCGGACGGACCTGGTGCAGAACGGCACGATGGACGAGTACGCGGCCGAGTTCAACCGGGTCTACCCGAAGGTGAAGGTCAAGTTCGAGGGCATCACCGACTACGAGGGCGAAGTCAAGATCCGCATGAACACGGACCAGTACGGCGACGTCCTGATGATCCCGAACGCCATAGCCAAGGACGACTACCCCAAGTTCTTCGCGTCCTTGGGGAGCGAGACGCAGCTCGCCGCGAAGTACCGGTTCATCGACAAGAGCGCGGTCGCCGGCAAGGTCTACGGTGTGGCCACGGTCGGCAATGCGAACGGGTTCGTCTACAACAAGGCTGTCTGGAAGAACGCCGGCATCACCGACTGGCCCACCACGCCCGCCCGGTTCCTCGACGATCTGAAGGCGATCAAGGCCAAGACGGATGCCGTGCCCTACTACACGAACTTCAAGGACGCCTGGCCGCTGACCTCGCCCTGGACCGGCATCCTGGGATCGGTCTCCTGCGACGCGCAGGCCAGTAACAAGCTCGTCTCGGCCGACCCGTGGGTCAAGGGCAGCGACCTGAGCGTCGCCGACACCCTCCTGTACGACATCGTGCACGGCAAGCTCTCGGAGAAGGACCCGAGCACCACCAACTGGGAGGCGTCCAAGGGCATGATCGCCAGGGGCGACATCGCGACGATGCTGCTCGGTTCGTGGGCGGTCACGCAGATGCAGGACGCCGCGGAGAAGGCCGGCACCGACCCGGACGACATCGGTTTCATGCCGTTCCCCGCCCAGGTCGACGGGAAGTACTGCTCCGTCGTCTCGGCCGACTACCTGCAGGCGGTGAGCATCCACTCCGGCCACAAGGAAGCCGCCCGCGCCTGGGTCGACTGGTTCACCGACAAGTCCGGCTTCGCACAGAACGAGGGCTCCGTGCCGACCCTCAAGTCCAGCGCCCTTCCACCGACGTTGAAGCCCTACACCGACGCGGGCGTCAAGCTCATCGAGGTGTCGCAGAGCAGGACCGGCCAGGTCAACGCGATCGACAAGGCCGCCGAGATCGGCCTCAACACGCCTGACTACCGGCAGAAGCTGATCGACATGGCACGCGGCGCCCAGAAGGGTGAGCTCGACGACTATCTGACGGACCTCGGCAAGCGGTGGAACGAGGCGGCAAGGACTGCCGGTTCGTGA
- a CDS encoding SRPBCC domain-containing protein, with protein MSEDRIERETLIAAPMERVWSLVAQPGFWVADKASLPGTVAREGESMVAKNPEHGDFPVRVEKVEPPTYLAYRWTSAFPGEELREDNSTLVEFTLTREGDGTRLRVVESGFAALAGSQELRSGNLKDHSQGWPLELDALKKRAEQPST; from the coding sequence ATGAGCGAGGACCGGATCGAACGCGAAACCCTGATCGCGGCACCCATGGAGCGGGTCTGGTCGCTGGTGGCCCAGCCCGGTTTCTGGGTGGCCGACAAGGCGAGCCTGCCCGGCACCGTGGCGAGGGAGGGCGAGTCGATGGTGGCGAAGAACCCGGAGCACGGCGACTTCCCGGTGCGCGTGGAGAAGGTCGAGCCGCCGACGTACCTGGCGTACCGCTGGACCAGCGCGTTCCCCGGAGAGGAACTGCGCGAGGACAACAGCACCCTCGTGGAGTTCACGCTGACCCGGGAAGGCGACGGGACGCGGCTGCGCGTCGTCGAGAGCGGGTTCGCGGCGCTGGCCGGGTCCCAGGAGCTTCGCAGCGGGAACCTCAAGGACCACAGCCAAGGTTGGCCCCTGGAGCTCGACGCGCTCAAGAAGCGCGCCGAACAGCCTTCCACGTGA
- a CDS encoding ArsR/SmtB family transcription factor: MSEERPVAAEVVDSVLGALADPTRRQLLDLLAAQGEATATTLAGRLPVSRQAVVKHLAVLDAAGLVTGGRVGREVRYAVRPAALDTTARWMASLAADWDRRLANIKRVAEAAEQDPGAAPPD; this comes from the coding sequence GTGAGCGAAGAACGTCCCGTCGCCGCCGAGGTCGTCGACAGCGTCCTCGGCGCGCTGGCCGACCCGACGCGACGCCAGTTGCTCGATCTGCTGGCCGCGCAGGGTGAGGCCACCGCCACGACACTCGCCGGACGACTGCCCGTGTCGCGGCAGGCGGTGGTCAAGCATCTCGCCGTCCTGGACGCCGCCGGGCTGGTCACCGGCGGCCGGGTCGGACGGGAGGTCCGGTACGCGGTGCGGCCCGCGGCGCTGGACACGACGGCGCGGTGGATGGCCTCCCTCGCGGCCGACTGGGACCGGCGGCTGGCGAACATCAAACGCGTCGCCGAGGCGGCGGAACAGGATCCGGGTGCGGCACCCCCCGACTGA
- a CDS encoding carbohydrate ABC transporter permease produces the protein MTTPAPPTARRPWIGTALVYLSLVVACLVVLLPLVVVLLTSLKTSREMTETGALSLPHDFLNLDNYVTAFQDGHMLTAFGNTGFILLFSISGTVIIGSLTAYAIDRFEFRMKKLVVALFLIATLVPAVTTQVATFQVVNSFGLFDTRWAPILLYMGTDIVSVYIFLQFMRGIPVSLDEAARLDGANAFTIYRRIIFPLLKPAIATVVIIKGITVYNDFYIPFLYMPSEELGTISTALFRFKGPFGAHWENISAGAVLVILPTLTVFLFLQRYIYNGFARGATK, from the coding sequence ATGACCACTCCCGCACCGCCCACCGCGCGGCGCCCCTGGATCGGCACCGCACTCGTCTACCTGTCCCTGGTCGTGGCGTGCCTCGTCGTGCTGTTGCCCCTGGTCGTCGTTCTCCTCACGTCACTGAAGACGTCCAGGGAGATGACCGAAACGGGTGCGCTCTCCCTCCCGCACGACTTCCTCAACCTCGACAACTACGTGACCGCCTTCCAGGACGGCCACATGCTCACCGCCTTCGGGAACACCGGATTCATCCTCCTCTTCTCCATCAGCGGCACGGTGATCATCGGCTCGCTCACGGCCTACGCCATCGACCGGTTCGAGTTCCGGATGAAGAAGCTCGTCGTCGCTCTCTTCCTCATCGCCACCCTCGTCCCCGCGGTGACCACACAGGTCGCGACCTTCCAGGTCGTCAACAGCTTCGGGCTGTTCGACACACGCTGGGCGCCGATCCTGCTGTACATGGGGACCGACATCGTCTCCGTCTACATCTTCCTGCAGTTCATGCGCGGCATCCCCGTGTCCCTGGACGAGGCGGCGCGCCTCGACGGCGCCAACGCCTTCACCATCTACCGGCGGATCATCTTCCCGCTGCTCAAGCCGGCCATCGCCACCGTGGTGATCATCAAGGGCATCACGGTCTACAACGATTTCTACATCCCCTTCCTCTACATGCCGTCGGAGGAGCTGGGGACGATCTCCACCGCGCTGTTCCGCTTCAAGGGGCCGTTCGGCGCGCACTGGGAGAACATCTCCGCCGGGGCGGTGCTGGTCATCCTGCCGACGCTGACCGTCTTCCTCTTTCTTCAGCGGTACATCTACAACGGCTTCGCCCGGGGCGCCACGAAGTGA
- a CDS encoding carbohydrate ABC transporter permease: protein MTDMTSEVARRGPRSGARASRTPAGGALRSGGAPRSWKTRPLRRLTPWLFLAGPLLLLITFTYVPVGNMIFYSFTDWDGVSPDRRMVGLDNYEQIFTRPELFRVFFVSFYYLAASFVQIAIALYFATVLSFDLRFRNLFKGLLFFPYLINGVAIGFVFLYFFQDGGTLDSVVSWFGAGGDHAWLGSAESANTSLAGVSVWRFTGLNFVLFLGAVQSIPAELYEAAQLDGATRRQQFRHIIAPGIRPVLSLSVILAVSGSLAVFEIPWIMTGGATGTQTFVIQTIKLAFQFNKTGLASAAAVILLLIILLITWIQRRLVPDERTDLV from the coding sequence ATGACGGATATGACGAGCGAAGTCGCCCGGCGCGGTCCACGATCCGGCGCCCGGGCGTCGCGCACCCCCGCCGGCGGCGCTCTCCGCAGTGGCGGAGCCCCTCGCTCCTGGAAGACCCGTCCACTGCGGCGGCTGACGCCCTGGCTGTTCCTCGCCGGCCCGCTGCTCCTGCTGATCACGTTCACCTATGTCCCCGTGGGAAACATGATCTTCTACAGCTTCACCGACTGGGACGGCGTGAGTCCGGACCGGCGGATGGTCGGTCTGGACAACTACGAGCAGATCTTCACGCGGCCCGAGCTGTTCCGCGTGTTCTTCGTGAGCTTCTACTACCTGGCCGCCTCGTTCGTGCAGATCGCGATCGCCCTCTACTTCGCCACGGTGCTCAGCTTCGACCTGCGGTTCCGCAACCTCTTCAAGGGCCTCCTCTTCTTTCCGTACCTGATCAACGGAGTGGCGATCGGCTTCGTCTTCCTCTACTTCTTCCAGGACGGCGGCACCCTCGACTCCGTGGTGTCCTGGTTCGGGGCGGGCGGTGATCACGCCTGGCTGGGCAGCGCGGAATCGGCGAACACCTCACTGGCGGGCGTGTCGGTGTGGCGTTTCACGGGCCTGAACTTCGTGCTCTTCCTCGGCGCCGTCCAGTCGATTCCCGCAGAGCTGTACGAGGCCGCGCAACTCGACGGCGCCACCCGCCGGCAGCAGTTCCGGCACATCATCGCGCCCGGCATCAGGCCCGTGCTCAGCCTGAGCGTCATCCTCGCGGTCTCGGGCTCGCTCGCGGTCTTCGAGATCCCCTGGATCATGACGGGCGGCGCGACCGGCACACAGACCTTCGTCATCCAGACCATCAAGCTGGCGTTCCAGTTCAACAAGACGGGCCTCGCGTCCGCCGCCGCCGTCATCCTGCTCCTGATCATCCTGCTGATCACATGGATCCAGCGCCGGTTGGTGCCCGACGAGAGGACGGACCTCGTATGA
- a CDS encoding VOC family protein → MTYDQPYPHESELSATSVQLNHTAVYARDRHLSAEFLAVILGLEVGAPFGPFLPVDLGNGVTLDYYEKRDEPIQSQHYAFLVPDAQFDAMIARLEAVGVTYYADPSHAEPGRINRLFGGRGAYFEDPDGHNMEIMTRPYARP, encoded by the coding sequence ATGACATACGACCAGCCGTACCCGCACGAATCCGAGCTGTCCGCGACCTCTGTCCAGCTGAACCACACCGCCGTCTACGCCAGGGACCGGCACCTGTCGGCCGAGTTCCTCGCCGTGATCCTGGGGCTGGAGGTCGGGGCCCCGTTCGGGCCGTTCCTGCCCGTCGACCTCGGCAACGGCGTGACGCTCGACTACTACGAGAAGCGGGACGAGCCGATCCAGTCGCAGCACTACGCGTTCCTGGTGCCCGACGCCCAGTTCGACGCCATGATCGCCCGTCTGGAGGCGGTCGGCGTCACCTACTACGCCGACCCCAGCCACGCCGAACCCGGCCGGATCAACCGTCTTTTCGGCGGCCGTGGCGCGTACTTCGAGGACCCGGACGGCCACAACATGGAGATCATGACCCGGCCCTACGCTCGCCCCTAG